From the genome of Oryza glaberrima chromosome 1, OglaRS2, whole genome shotgun sequence:
TTTTCTTAATGTTTCTGTCATAGTGCGTTGATGCCATCAAGATGGGAGGCAAGATTGGTTGCATGATTACCCATGGCCCATGGATATTTGTTGGAATCACGAAGTCTGTGGAGGTAATATTTTAAtttcgttgatttttttttgtgggagtAGTCCATTTTGTGTTACATATTGCGATGTTACTATTGTGCATTGAACTGTTGATATTGATCCCTACAATGAATTGTAGGCATGGAACACACAAACAGGGATGAAGTCCAGTCTCCATGGACCTTCTGGTCTGGTTTGTTCCATGACTATCAAGGATGAGATGTTGTTTGCTGGTACCGGAGATGGTCGCATCATGGCTTGGAAAATTCCTGACAAGAAGGGTGACTCTGGACCAGTGGCAATCCTCAGTGGCCATGAGCGCCAAGTGATTTCGCTCGGTGTCTCAGCAACAAGGCTTTACTCTGGCTCACTTGACAAGACCATCAAAGTATGGAAATGCTGCAAAACTTGTGCAAACTTGTGCTTCTGTGTTGGCTACTAAGGAGTATTATGTTAGTACTAGTATTTGACCATAAAACTCTATTCATCAGGTATGGGACCTTAAAACTCTGCAGTGTGTCCAAACACTCTCTGAGCACAAAGCTGCTGTAACATCTGTGCTTTGTTGGGATGAAAAACTATTATCTTGCTCTCTGGACAAGACTGTAAAGATCTGGGCTGCTTCAAAGTCTGGAGACCTTCAAGTGATATATACCCATTCTGAGGAGCATGTAAGTTCTACTCTGGCCTGCATCCTCTGTAGCAATGGTTGCACAAGTTTTATAGCATTGAAATTTCAGGCACAAATTTATTTAGCTACTTAACCAGTTAAAATAGTCAATAAGATGACATTTTTGTGTATCTAAACTGCATATTAGGTTGACATGTTTTttgactggagggagtactattgtGCGTATTTTCTTGTGTTGAACATTACTATTCTCCAACACAAATAGTTTCTGGCTGCTAAATCACTTAGGGCATTTTTATTTCAGATGATGTAGTAACTAAATTAAACTTGGTTTAAGAGTTAAGTCACATTACTTTCTGTTTTTAAACTGCATTTCAATGCTAATGCAGTTATACTATGTTGAATGGGAGCACTACGTAGCTTTTgcacaattaaaaaaaagacactatgttgaaaccttttttttttttggggtggtCGTGCCTAGCACCAAATATGGTATATAAACTGCACTGTTTACTATCTACTTTACTTTTCTATCTTTTATTTATATTAAGTTTTTCTTGGCGTGTTCTATGCATTGAGCAGCTCCTTCCTGTTGTCGAATGGCAGCAAAATCCCTTCATAAGCACAATTAGTTCTCTTAATTGACTTGGAAGATCTTTGCTCAAGAGTAGTTTTGTTGCCGCAATTGGTCTTGTGTTATTTATGTCTATTAATGAGTCCATCTTCATTCAGTCAAGCAAGGGTACCTTCAATATGTAGGATTTCAGTGTTCTAGACTTATTCTGTACTGTATGGGTGGTTCAGTGTTCTTGGTTAGCTGGTAGTGAAGAGTGAActtataatactccctccattccataatgaTCAGCATATTTCATTGTGGCATCAAGACCGAGAGACCCTATACCCGTTTTCTATTTAATCCTTGTAATTAATCTCCATATTAATCGGCTTGGAGAAACGAAACGACGTTACTGCCGCTGCATGATTGCACAGGCAAGGAATGTTCCATGCTGCATGCAGCTCGAAAATTGCATGGCCTACTCGATCTCCGTGATAACTAGTTAATCCATCCAACATGCACATGCTACCAGCGTTAATATGCTGATCAAATCGGAATATCTCCACTTTCGTTATGTGCTGAtcattatggaatggagggagtaataatttggTTGGCTGGTAGTGAAGAGTGAACTTAAAGTAATAAGGACTAAACATCCGCTTGGGAAACTTTAGAAGGCTGCTCAGTTCATCTGGTTCCCTTGAAAGAGTATCAATAAGGGAGTATGATGTAATTGAGGAAGCTATTGATGGAAGTGTCTCAGGCTCTCAGCAACAATTGAATGATTTGTACAATCTGCATCAAAGCATGAACAAATGGGGTCGTGAATTGTCAATTCTTAGTTCTGGATATTCTTCTTGCTTTTCTGCCCAGTATTGCTACCAACCCTCTATATCCAAGTATTCTTTAATCCTTTTCAAGATACTGCTCTAGAATCTGTTGATCGCTTTGGGTGTTTTTGTTGTGGTGCTTGTTGTGGAGAAACATTCTGTATTTATTGTGGTGCATGGTTATGGAAACCATGTAAGTTCAATGCTAGTGTCCAGTTTGCAAGTTCAGTTTTCTTTGGATGAGAATGCTCTGCTTCTGAACCTTACTCCTTTCAACAGTCTTCAGTTGTTCCCCTGTTGCTAAACATGCACTTCTGTTGCAGGGAGTACGCACGCTCTTTGGCATGCACCGTGTTGGAAAGACGCCAGTTCTGTTCTGCTCCCTCCACAACAGCAACTGCATACGTCTGTTCGACCTGCCATCGTAAGTGCATAAAAAATCTGTAGGCCATCGAAGAACGTACTGCTCCCTTACTGGAAGTCTCAAAAATGGTTTGGTCTTGGTCTTTCAGGTTCGACGAGATGGGCAAGCTTTTCTCCAAGAAGGAAGTGAGGACCATCGAGCTCGCAGCCGGCGGCCTCCTCTtcaccggcgacgccgccggcgagctgaaGGTGTGGAGGTGGGCGCCCGAGGAGGAGCCTGCAACCCCGGCGCTCGTGAAATCATCAATGCAGAAGCACTGTAGCGTCGTTGAGTAAAGATAGCAGCTCCTGCGAATTGTCGTGAGCTCCATCTCAGAATCCATGTAGTAATAACTTATGACAATgctgatgtaaatatatttgCCCAATCCTGAGGCCTGATTAGCAATATTATGTTCCATTCTCCCATGCACTGTCTCCATTAACTGACGCTTGAGTTGCGTGCCATACCAAGCCTCTACTTCGAATGTCCACATATACTCCATCTGAATGTACGACGACGACCattcttttattttagaaaaatatatataaatatgatttttttaaggtataaatattatttattttattctgccTGGTGGTTTTATCATAAAACACTATAAGTATTAACTTACACCTTCacatatttatagttttatactaaatttttaaataagataaattatTAAACGTTATATGATAAATCACGGTATCATATATTCATTACGGgggagtatatataaatatgattattttaaggtataaatattatttattttattgtgactggttttatcataaaaaaattatagtattaACTTACACCTTCACATATTTACAATATTTACagttttatactaaatttttaaataagataaattatTAAACGTTATATGATAAATCATGGTATCATATATTCATTACggaggtactccatccatttcaggttataagacgttttgactttggttaaagtcaaactactctgaGTTTGACTAATtatgtagaaaaaatagtaatgtttACAACACTAGCATagttttattataaatatataattgaataaatttttataatatactataaaaaatgtctgtgcgttgcaacgggtgaagtctattttaatcctattattgttatatggtttagttaagatgaaattcactgtgggagttcgcttggatatatatattttaagaaaatcagttaggagtccgatcgtctcaagttagcatgcatgtttttttaaacatatttcttatatgattccttctgaattatcaaaagtgaacgatagaactgactcaaatacggatatgtatttgcaaaagcaaacgaacttaaaaaccgactcatacacggatgacgtaaaaaatactggcaaaaacatcttcaatttttataattgtagagatttgtcttgggttaaaaatattactactttttttctataaaattaatcaaatctagagtagtttgactttgaccaaagtcaaaaatgTCTTATAAACTGAAATGGAGGGACTAGTATGTCATTTTCAACATTTGAAGTTTGtacacaaatataagcatttcttatCTAACTTCATCTTATGATTTTTTGTATTTACTAGCTTATTGCACGTGTGTTGCAACCGGgttttaattaaagaaaattattatCATATCTTAATTTTAATTGTTGTAAACATTTGTTACTTACATGTGAACCTTGTTAGCTCCACAGTTTTTTCCTCCCACAAAAGTAGTTGGTGGGAGTAGTTGACATGTGggtaaggcctggtttagttcccaaaataaaaacttttcacccatcacatcgaatgtttagacacatgcatagagtattaaatgtggacgaaaaaaaacaaattacacagttcgtcaggaaattgcgagactaATCTTTTAAATGTAAtcgcgccatgatttgacaatgtggtgttatagtaaacatttgctaatgacggattaattagtcttaatatattcgtctcgcagtttcttagcggaatctataatttgttttgttattagactacgtttaatacttcaaacgtatgtccgtatattcgatgtgacaaccaaacctaaaaattttccccaactaaacaaagCCTAAACCTCACAtgtcgttttttttaaaaaaagaagatgggAGTTGGCACTAACACTACTCTCTTTTATAAGGAGTATGGATTGCTACATTGCCGATGTATCAAAATAGTTTTACCTCAGTCTTAATCTCTTCTAAAATTGCTATAAATGATTACATTTGAACTACTAGAAATGATTGTGTTTGTAGATGAAGGGATTGCTCTACCGATGCATACAAATCTCTGACTGCTAGAAATGATTATATTAATTTGCTAAAAATGATTGTATTTgtagatgaagggagtacgCTACCATTATACCAATACATACAAATCTCCACTAAAACTGCTAGAAATGATTATATATTTGTAGAAGAAGGAATACTCTACCTATGCACGCAAGAAATGGCATGCTTTGGCAATGTGGACCGTACACTTTGCAGGTGCAGTAGCAGCAACACCAACCGTGTGGAGCTCTCAAAATGGCTAGACAAACTAAAGAGCCTCTAATTAATACAACCAATGTTGTGTAACATCGCTAGCTGCTGCGTTGCTGCCAAACTCCCATTGACCCCAGCCACATAGGAGTATTAATCTGACGCTATGAAACAAACACGCCCACAGATCACACCCACAAAGCGATGTCTTTATCTGTTAATGACGCAAAGGATCGATTAATTGTCGCCGACATGATCCATCTCGTCGCTGTTCTTGTAAACAAATGCAATTAAGTAGCAAGAGTTTGCATGTTTTCTTGCTCTTGCTTGTACGGTCAAAATGTTAGTGGTAGTTTATTGcttgaaaaagaaagaatattTGGATGTTAACTCGTACAATCAAACGATAGGCTCTAGCCTGGGATTGCGTATAATCATGGTAACTAAGTAATAATCTATGACCACTGGTATCTTTTATCGAGGTCAACTATATATGGGGCTAGCTTATCACGtctggagaaaagaaaaacccaaTGTTGCTTAGCTTTGCTGGAGTAAATCTCTCTATATTTGTGCTCGAAAAGTCAACGAGCAAATGGATGCATGTGGTAAATGCTGAGCAAATAAGCAAAAAGTCTTGGGTCAACTATTATTTTCTTAATTGCACAGCACACACCACTATACACGTAACACCGCACTCACATCCCACGAATGCATCCCCTAACACATACTTTAAGAGACGGAAACCATTAATACATCGTTAATTTCAAAGTCAGCGTTGAAAGCTACTTGCATGTGCGTAATATTTGCGGACATTAAGATTTAAACCCTGGTGTGTGGAGTCATGTATCCACGACTCCAGCGCCACCACACCACTGATGCTTCCCCTTCGGGTCAACTATTATGGTTAGCAGCCGACTTGCAAATGATCATTGCCGATTTAGTTACGTAACAGCCATGTAGTTTAATGAGATTCCCAGTAACATCTACAAGATCTCGTCCATGCTCATCATAGATAGAGATGCATTTTTCAACCCGTGTGAAACAAAGGTCTTCGTTTGGAAGATGAAAGTTTCAAACATAAAAATGTAGAATTGTTTTTTCTAACATGCACAGTCCTGCTTATAAGAAACATATGCGCTGCTCTCATTAAATATGTGATCCTCACTAAATACATGGCCACTTATTGGATTTGACAATAAGCCCCGTTGCAAAGGTTTGAACACAAAGATAGGATGCAACATGCATGTCATGAGTTTGAAAACAACGGTCATGCAAATTTTTATCGACTATGATTAAAGTTTAACAATAGGATATGTGGCGAAACAATGTGTCTCTATCTATTGGTGTTTGGTTTTATTTTCTcatctctattttttaatatataacaccgttgatttttaattgaccattcatcttatttattttttttgcaaatataaaaatatttgataataaattaagtcacaataaaataaataataattacattttttaataagacgaatagtcaaatacaatgtatttaaaaaatcaatgacgTCACACATAAAAAAACAGAGTGAATACTTTAAAACTACatactttgtaataatttattatagctCTTTAAAGTAAAGGATGGATTtctcattatattttaaaaagtattCTACCGCAATAATGCACCCACAAATTTACCACTATCAAGTGTGTTGTTTCTaaaatgtaatatttttttaatcaccaATCAATTTAGTCTTTGTACTATGAATTAGGGAAAAGGAGACCCGAAGTGCGGGAAAAAGTACATTAACATGTTACAGCGATACGTCTACTATAAGGGCTTATTCGTTTTAAAGGATTTTTTCATTCATAGGATTAGGAAAAATTAAGGAATAGAGATGGTTGTGGAGTTCAATCCTATGGGAAGCTAAACCTcaggaattgaaaaaaaatgtgcattCGGATACACCACAGGAGAAGTGTAGGAAATCTGCcatttgaaatatattttttttaagtttgcatCAACTGACATCGGCCCTCAACTAGCCGTTAGCTTTGAAGTGCATAAATAGCCCTCGTTAGCCTTGTGCACCATTCTCCCCTGTTCTTTCTATTTGCTCATCAACTGTGGAAGAAGCTTGCTGATCCTTTGTTCTTCTCTTCACTATCTGCATAATTTTTCCAGAAGCTTTACTCATCGTCTAGCCACCATAGCTAGACGTTACTTGCTCGTGTAACAACAAGGTACTACTTGTTCATCTGGTGCACCAAAATTGTTTTTTCCTCAGCAAAAGTCTTGATTTTTAGCTCTCTTCTATTTGAGTTTACAGCATCAGTTTGGTAGCATCTGCACACCATGAATCCAAGCTACCGACGTATATCAGAAAGTGATGATGAGTTCATTCATTTTGTTCTGCCTACTTTAGGAGATTCATCACAATCATCTTGTATTAGGAGACCAATGCACACGTCAAAACTTACAGGGGGTTGCCGTGTACATGAGATTTTAACAGGACATGAAAGATTATGCAAAAGAAACTTCCGTATGGAGGTCGACATTTTTCATGCACTAGTCAATAAGTTACGTGAGAAAGAGTACCTAACTGACACAATATATGTTTCAGTAGAAGAGCAGATTGCTATATTCTTATATACAGTGGCAAAAAATGCAACCAATGAAACACTTCAAGATTGGTTTCAGCATAGTCCAGATACAATACATAGATATTTCAAAGCAGTGCTGGAAGCAATCACAAATCTCACATCTATCTACATTCGTGCACCATCCCTACACCCACATCCAATCTTGAGGAAACCACAATTTTACCCCTTTTTTCATGTATGGCCACTTGTTAAGTTGTTCTGATTTCATATTTTGAATATCCTATTTTTTCATGAACTGGACAAAAATAACTTTGATACGTCTTGTGTAGAATTGTATTGGTGCTATAGATGGTACTCATATCCCTATGAAACTTCCATTGGATGAGCAAGAGCCATATAGAAATAGGAAGCAAACAATCTCTCAAAATTGTATGGTTGCTTGTGATTTTGATTTGAAGTTTGTGCATATACATCCTGGATGGGAGGGATCAGCTTCAGATGCAAGAGTTTTACATGATGCACTTAATCATGGTTTTCAAGTTCCTGGTGGTAAATTTTATCTCGTAGATGCTGGTTATGCAAATACACCGCAATTTCTAGCTCCATATCGTGGTACTAGGTATCATTTAAAAGAACAAGGAAGAGCTCGTCAAAAGCCACAAAATTACAAGGAATTATTTAATCTTCGACATGCTCAACTTCGGAATCATGTTGAGAGAATTATTGGCATATGGAAAATGAGATTTCCTATACTGAAAGTTGCTTCAcattttccaaaagaaaaacaggTTGACATATCGGTTGCATGTGCTATTCTACATAACTTTATACGCCTACAGAATGGAAATATGACTTGGCCTAGTAATGCTACCATGGATATTGATCAAGACAAGATTGTTGATGTGCCAGATGGAGACGATGACTACCAAGCTAATATACAAGAATTTAATAACTCTAGGGAAGCAGGAAATCAAATGCGAGATAACATAGCACGACAAATGTGGGATCAGTACGTATCACGGAGAACTTTAAGATAGGAACACAGTGATGAGGCTTGCAAGTTGTATTACCATCCCATGTACTTGGAATATTAATGTTGTACTGCATTAATATATCTATTCATAAGTTTTTCCTACTCAGTATATTAGCATTGATGTAGTCTGAATAAATATGGTAACCACCACATAACCAAAATACGCTAACCTGGGCTCCTGCAGTCTGACCAAAATGTGCTAACCACCACATAACCAAAATATGCTAACCTGGGCTCCTGCGGTCCGACCAATATATTCTAACCACCGCAACCAAAATATGCTATACCGGGTTGCTGCAAGCTGACCAAAATATTAACATTCCTGCAATCTGACCAAAGGTACTAGTTCTATAACTGATAATTTGGGTTGGTACGTGCAATCTCCCTTGTAATCCAAGCCAACCGTAGTGCATCACTAGAATATGATAGGAAAATTTCCCTGTTATCCTTTGATTGGAATATATCTGATGCCATTAGAATGTCACTCGTTTGTAGACCATCTAACCCTTCAAGAGCTGTGATGCACTTGTTAATGCTGTACGGATCCTCTAGTTTCTTTTCCTCAATAGCTGCAAAGCGGTCtatttcttccttcttcaattGTAGGTATTTCTCATGAAATCCATCAACAGGTTCAGTAGTTATCTTCTGTTTTTTTGGACGTTTATTGCTAGGCTTCTCGTGAAAAGATTGTGTGGGCATTGGTGTTGATTTAATGTGTTGCACAGGTGTTGATGGCTGCTGGGCAGAATCCAATTTTTTGTCCTCAACCTCTTCTTCAACAGAGAAACACAAACCAGATTCACCTGGACCTTGTAAACTAGGTGATGCCGTCTGATAAGAATCAACCTTCTCATCAACAGAAATAAAAGCATTATGTGCCTTGCTTGCATAATAGTCCATGCCACGGCGAGTCCTTCCTTCAGCATAACGACCTATATTTCAAGACAAAAGAGCAGgtcaacaaaaatataaataaagtaTGTTGTTCAATTGACAAAGCACTAAGTCTATTTCACTAACCATCGTAAAGTGCAGCCAATTTATCATAGTATGGGAAAGACTTGTCTCGCCATTGGAGGGCGTCCTTACTCTTCTTGCGAGCAGCAAATGTGTCCCAAACACTATCTGGTGCATCTACCATCATTCTCTCGTTATCCCATCCAAAGCCACTTTCAGTTACCAAATCTTTTACACTTCGATAATCTTTCTTCAAATCTTGCTCTTTTTGCTTGACTTGGTTAACAGTTAACGATACACCAAACTTACAATTTAATTGGGAAACAATACTTGTCCATGCATCCTTGCTCCATGCATTGTGTGTTCGAAAACCAGGCACATCATGATCTTTCAACTGCTGAATAAGAAACAACTTCATTTGGTGACTCCATTTAGCTCTAGAACAAGCCCTTATGGTACCTAAAGCAGACAAAACATGCTCAATTTTAGTTACAGTGATCCTTCTAAGAAAGTAGCAGAACAAGCTAATTGAACTAactaaaaaatatagcaataccTGTTTGTTGAGAAAGCTGTGAGGTTGAAATATCAGCTTCAACATTACTGACTCCTTGTGATTGTGAACGATGGCCTTGTTGCTCATAGTTCCGACGATTAGACATCTGTAATAAATCATAAATAGTACAGGGAGGATAAAACAGAACAAAAATTAAAGTTGGATGctattaaaaaattgtgaacTGATAACTGATATGCTCATTCTGCTCATCAAGATGCTAGCTAAGTAGCTAGAAGAAGGACCTTAATTTTACatgcataaacatatatagaaTATGGATGAAAGAACCATATCATCCAATCGTCACCGTTAGGTGATTCATCAAACACAAACCACAAATACAGGGCTAGCTCGCCTACTACTTGTTGctgctcatcgccgccgcccgccggcaaCAACTTCTCTGAACCAAACAAGATTGCCATTGGGCAGACACTACGAACCCTTGTGTGTTACAGCTACGACCCCATCCGCGGCGACCCAAATGCTAAGGTGTATGCAAGGAAGCAGCAGGGGGCATC
Proteins encoded in this window:
- the LOC127760380 gene encoding zinc finger CCCH domain-containing protein 17-like, which gives rise to MTISSSLASRLGPGGPTRWSPYARAPDPGHGAGRSSVPPGGGGNSRPPLRVAPATARLLGHPARKGATAPPGSRCRAEAEAEATAASDAACPNPPRRGCEETNPNPKPKRNPKPAERGEEPPVRAGGCGGFAFLCALAGHTEAISGISLPVGSDKLYSGSADGSVRVLDCNSGKCVDAIKMGGKIGCMITHGPWIFVGITKSVEAWNTQTGMKSSLHGPSGLVCSMTIKDEMLFAGTGDGRIMAWKIPDKKGDSGPVAILSGHERQVISLGVSATRLYSGSLDKTIKVWDLKTLQCVQTLSEHKAAVTSVLCWDEKLLSCSLDKTVKIWAASKSGDLQVIYTHSEEHGVRTLFGMHRVGKTPVLFCSLHNSNCIRLFDLPSFDEMGKLFSKKEVRTIELAAGGLLFTGDAAGELKVWRWAPEEEPATPALVKSSMQKHCSVVE